One genomic window of Polyangium aurulentum includes the following:
- a CDS encoding serine/threonine protein kinase has product MSTDKITPGMVIAGRYRVVKQLGEGGVGAVFVVQHIHTDERLALKVLQDETMHDPTTIERFRAEARAPARIDSDHIVRVTDADVAPELGGAPYLVMELLKGRDLGAEITARGRLHPKEVLLYLRQTARALDKAHALGIVHRDLKPENIFLTVREDGLPQVKLLDFGIAKLTGAAADIGAKSKTKTGAVFGTPLYMAPEQARSQAQNIGPHTDVWALGLITTKLLTGADYWQAETMSDLIVQIIVDPIPLPSQKGSPFGGAFDAWFMRCCARDHTQRFRTASEAVTELARALGIVEGPHLVLEVAELLRAAHSGYAAPAITGAPLAIAQSAPMHPRATFPSSPLGVGPGAVTMGGATMLASSSDSSLHGTGSVQPGGGKKTALIIGGALALAAALGIAAFMGLRGDAPKPEGQTAAQAAPPAPVPTPEAKPPAPPEPPPVVAPASTAPAPVETAGAAATAPPATTKATTPPSTTGKDRGKTPSGPTPNKQPSDDDLMSGRR; this is encoded by the coding sequence ATGAGCACCGATAAGATCACGCCCGGGATGGTCATCGCGGGTCGCTACCGCGTCGTCAAGCAGCTCGGGGAGGGCGGCGTGGGCGCCGTGTTCGTCGTGCAGCACATCCACACCGACGAGCGCCTCGCGCTCAAGGTGTTGCAGGACGAGACGATGCACGATCCCACCACGATCGAGCGCTTCCGGGCCGAGGCCAGGGCGCCCGCGCGGATCGACAGCGACCACATCGTCCGCGTCACCGACGCCGACGTCGCCCCCGAGCTCGGCGGCGCGCCGTACCTCGTGATGGAGCTGCTCAAAGGCCGCGATCTCGGCGCCGAGATCACGGCCCGCGGCAGGCTGCACCCGAAAGAGGTCCTGCTCTACCTCCGCCAGACCGCGCGCGCCCTCGACAAGGCGCACGCGCTCGGCATCGTTCACCGCGATCTGAAGCCGGAAAACATCTTCCTCACGGTCCGCGAGGACGGCCTGCCCCAGGTCAAGCTGCTCGATTTCGGCATCGCCAAGCTCACGGGCGCCGCCGCCGACATCGGCGCGAAATCGAAGACGAAGACCGGCGCGGTCTTCGGCACGCCGCTGTACATGGCCCCCGAGCAGGCCCGCTCGCAGGCGCAGAACATCGGGCCCCACACCGACGTCTGGGCCCTCGGCCTCATCACCACGAAGCTGCTCACGGGCGCGGATTACTGGCAAGCCGAGACGATGAGCGACCTCATCGTGCAGATCATCGTCGACCCGATCCCCCTGCCGAGCCAGAAAGGCAGCCCCTTCGGCGGCGCGTTCGACGCCTGGTTCATGCGCTGCTGCGCCCGCGACCACACGCAGCGATTCCGCACCGCGAGCGAGGCCGTCACCGAGCTCGCCAGGGCGCTCGGCATCGTCGAGGGCCCGCATCTCGTGCTCGAGGTCGCCGAGCTTCTCCGCGCCGCGCACTCCGGGTACGCCGCGCCCGCCATCACCGGCGCGCCGCTCGCCATTGCGCAGAGCGCGCCCATGCACCCGCGCGCCACGTTCCCGAGCTCTCCGCTCGGCGTCGGGCCCGGGGCGGTCACGATGGGCGGCGCCACCATGCTCGCGAGCTCGAGCGACAGCTCCCTGCACGGCACCGGCAGCGTGCAGCCCGGCGGCGGCAAGAAGACCGCGCTCATCATCGGCGGCGCCCTCGCCCTCGCCGCGGCGCTCGGGATTGCGGCGTTCATGGGCCTGCGCGGAGATGCGCCGAAGCCCGAAGGTCAGACCGCGGCACAGGCCGCCCCGCCAGCGCCCGTCCCCACGCCCGAGGCCAAACCGCCCGCGCCCCCCGAGCCGCCGCCCGTCGTCGCACCTGCGTCGACGGCGCCCGCGCCCGTGGAGACCGCCGGCGCGGCTGCGACGGCGCCCCCGGCGACCACCAAGGCCACGACACCCCCTTCCACGACGGGCAAAGACCGTGGCAAGACGCCGAGCGGACCCACTCCCAACAAGCAGCCGAGCGACGACGATCTCATGTCCGGCCGTCGCTGA
- a CDS encoding tetratricopeptide repeat protein — MIPRFFLSAALVATLAVSAPAVASDPAAAEALFQAGKGLMDKKNYAEACPKFEASYKLDPAIGTLLNLADCHERQGLLARAWVDWGEARDKAKREGDKPRADLASRRQTSLEPRVPKITVNVTGPVEGFDVYRDNTKLDPAMLGVALPVDPGPHTITIRRGADVLKESRVESKERAKDEVTLDATDLPPPPPGQTAQSGAIAPVKTGGVEMVRRSKGMMAGGIVMASIGGVVTPVGLLLLMSDADKGVGWGTTLVGAGMIGGGIALAVVGAKKVPKKPEKPRAELFIGPSSVMVRGQF; from the coding sequence GTGATCCCCCGATTCTTCCTTTCCGCCGCGCTCGTCGCCACCCTCGCCGTCTCCGCGCCGGCGGTGGCCAGCGACCCGGCCGCCGCAGAGGCGCTCTTTCAGGCCGGCAAGGGCCTGATGGACAAGAAAAACTACGCTGAGGCCTGCCCCAAATTCGAGGCCAGCTACAAGCTCGACCCGGCCATTGGCACGCTGCTCAATCTCGCCGATTGTCACGAAAGACAAGGGCTCCTCGCCCGCGCCTGGGTCGATTGGGGCGAGGCGCGGGACAAGGCCAAGCGCGAGGGGGACAAACCGCGCGCCGACCTCGCGAGCCGCCGTCAAACGAGCCTCGAGCCTCGCGTTCCGAAGATCACGGTGAACGTGACGGGCCCCGTCGAGGGATTCGACGTCTACCGCGATAACACCAAGCTCGACCCGGCGATGCTCGGCGTCGCCCTGCCCGTCGACCCGGGACCGCACACGATCACGATCCGGCGCGGCGCCGACGTCCTCAAGGAGAGCCGCGTCGAATCGAAGGAGCGCGCCAAAGACGAGGTCACCCTCGACGCCACCGATCTGCCGCCCCCTCCGCCCGGACAAACCGCGCAATCGGGCGCCATCGCCCCCGTGAAGACCGGCGGGGTCGAAATGGTCCGGCGCAGCAAGGGCATGATGGCCGGTGGCATCGTGATGGCGAGCATCGGCGGGGTGGTCACCCCGGTCGGCCTCTTGCTCTTGATGAGCGACGCGGACAAAGGCGTCGGCTGGGGCACGACCCTCGTGGGCGCGGGCATGATCGGTGGCGGCATCGCGCTCGCCGTGGTCGGCGCCAAGAAGGTCCCCAAGAAGCCCGAGAAACCCCGGGCGGAGCTGTTCATCGGCCCCTCGTCGGTGATGGTCCGCGGCCAATTCTGA
- a CDS encoding universal stress protein, translating to MLPPRASDPPPVERDKRGVVQPYIVLVGLDLSEPGGRAWRFAFDLAELRGEETEIHAVVIGARGMSPEVRDVATPRVSTSHVQTGPRMPVLKVLQHRSAAGKARLMAMHYREGRPDKAIVALAQEIGADLIVVASQPTGRLQRLLGGSIADRIARNAPCPVVVVRPKQNGEEHSVMEYEPRRRAS from the coding sequence GTGCTTCCCCCGCGCGCGAGCGACCCGCCCCCGGTCGAGCGCGACAAGCGCGGCGTCGTCCAGCCGTACATCGTGCTCGTCGGCCTCGACCTGTCCGAGCCCGGCGGCCGAGCCTGGCGGTTTGCATTCGACCTGGCCGAGCTGCGCGGCGAGGAGACCGAGATCCACGCCGTGGTGATCGGCGCCCGCGGCATGTCGCCAGAGGTCAGGGACGTGGCCACGCCGCGCGTGTCGACCTCCCACGTGCAGACGGGGCCGCGCATGCCCGTGCTCAAGGTGCTCCAGCACCGCTCGGCCGCCGGCAAGGCGCGCCTGATGGCCATGCACTACCGTGAGGGCCGGCCGGACAAGGCCATCGTGGCCCTCGCGCAGGAGATCGGCGCGGACCTCATCGTGGTCGCCAGCCAGCCGACCGGCCGCTTGCAGCGCCTGCTCGGCGGGTCGATCGCCGATCGCATCGCCCGCAACGCGCCGTGTCCCGTCGTGGTCGTGCGGCCGAAGCAGAACGGCGAGGAGCACAGCGTCATGGAGTACGAGCCGCGCCGCCGCGCGAGCTAG
- the ggt gene encoding gamma-glutamyltransferase, producing MSVPSRFRSAAPWFSLALGVALTGACVASPPSQRSDAPAPPPPKASVEPVSPALVPATSVAASASAASAPDPFPRPAPPQPPIALHPGGKRAARGEAGMVASVEPNATRIGADVLRRGGNAVDAAVAVAYALAVTHPSAGNIGGGGFMTIRLANGDSFVVDFRETAPAAGATTEKVLAMLDRDGGIGLRSTGVPGTVAGLSLALEKFGSRPLGELVAPAIDLARKGHRLGARQAQTLAWSWPKLERDPTARAIWGGKKPHAKGDLVRQPDLARTLELIAKDGPKAFYEGAIAVAIDEAMKKGGGYVTLADLAAYRAKIRKPLRFDYRGFTVDTLPPPSMGGVAFAQIMLSLERARAWEAKPDSADALHLFIEASRRAYAERRLVAVDPDFGPKDLDTILSRLLGSEHLATRKPPIDPAHATASAALAIDAVEGRESPDTTHFSVVDPAGNAVACTYTLSASHGAKVVIPKTGILLGNALGGFSREGPNVVAPGKRMATSMSPSVVTQNGKLVMVLGSPGGDTIPNTVAQVLRNLVDWGMTIDEAVAHGRLHHQFMPDKVRVEKLLAPPKETLAELSRRGHVIDRVAMPIGDANDILVDPATGVAYGFADPREGGTAEGVQRSEITSGR from the coding sequence ATGTCCGTACCCAGCCGTTTTCGAAGCGCCGCCCCGTGGTTCTCACTGGCCCTCGGGGTGGCGCTCACCGGCGCCTGCGTCGCGTCGCCTCCGTCGCAGCGCTCCGACGCTCCCGCTCCACCGCCACCCAAAGCCTCCGTCGAGCCCGTCTCTCCAGCGCTCGTCCCCGCGACCTCGGTCGCTGCGAGCGCGAGCGCTGCGAGCGCGCCCGATCCGTTCCCCAGGCCCGCGCCGCCCCAGCCGCCGATCGCACTGCACCCAGGCGGCAAGCGCGCGGCGCGCGGCGAGGCGGGCATGGTCGCGTCGGTCGAGCCGAACGCCACGCGCATCGGCGCCGATGTGCTGAGGCGTGGAGGCAACGCGGTCGACGCTGCGGTCGCGGTGGCCTACGCGCTCGCCGTCACGCACCCGAGCGCGGGCAACATCGGCGGCGGCGGGTTCATGACGATCCGCCTCGCGAACGGTGACTCGTTCGTCGTCGACTTTCGCGAGACGGCGCCCGCAGCGGGGGCGACCACCGAGAAGGTGCTCGCGATGCTCGACCGCGACGGCGGCATCGGACTGCGCTCGACGGGCGTCCCCGGCACGGTCGCGGGCCTGTCGCTCGCGCTCGAGAAGTTCGGCTCGCGCCCGCTCGGCGAGCTCGTCGCGCCTGCGATCGATCTGGCGCGCAAGGGTCACAGGCTCGGGGCGCGGCAGGCGCAGACGCTCGCGTGGTCCTGGCCGAAGCTCGAACGCGACCCGACCGCGCGCGCCATCTGGGGCGGCAAGAAGCCCCACGCGAAGGGCGACCTCGTGCGCCAGCCCGATCTCGCGCGCACGCTCGAGCTCATCGCGAAGGACGGGCCGAAGGCGTTTTACGAGGGCGCGATCGCCGTCGCGATCGACGAGGCCATGAAGAAGGGCGGCGGCTACGTCACGCTCGCCGACCTCGCGGCCTACCGCGCGAAGATCCGAAAGCCGCTGCGCTTCGACTACCGCGGCTTCACCGTCGACACGCTCCCTCCGCCGTCGATGGGCGGCGTCGCGTTCGCGCAGATCATGCTCTCGCTCGAGCGGGCGCGCGCGTGGGAGGCCAAGCCCGACTCGGCCGACGCCTTGCACCTGTTCATCGAGGCCTCGCGGCGCGCCTACGCCGAGCGCCGCCTCGTCGCGGTCGACCCGGACTTCGGCCCGAAGGACCTCGACACGATCCTCTCGCGCCTGCTCGGAAGCGAGCACCTCGCGACGCGCAAGCCGCCGATCGATCCCGCGCACGCCACGGCCTCGGCTGCGCTCGCGATCGACGCCGTCGAGGGCCGCGAGTCACCGGACACCACGCATTTTTCGGTCGTCGATCCGGCGGGCAACGCGGTCGCGTGCACGTACACGCTCTCGGCGAGCCACGGGGCCAAGGTCGTGATCCCCAAGACGGGCATCTTGCTCGGCAACGCGCTCGGGGGTTTTTCCAGGGAGGGGCCGAACGTCGTCGCGCCCGGCAAGCGCATGGCGACGTCGATGTCGCCCTCGGTCGTCACGCAGAACGGCAAGCTCGTGATGGTGCTCGGCTCGCCCGGCGGCGACACGATCCCGAACACGGTGGCGCAGGTCCTCAGGAACCTCGTCGACTGGGGCATGACCATCGACGAGGCCGTCGCGCACGGGCGCCTGCACCACCAGTTCATGCCTGACAAGGTGCGCGTCGAGAAGCTCCTCGCGCCGCCGAAGGAGACGCTCGCGGAGCTTTCGCGGCGCGGTCACGTGATCGACCGCGTGGCCATGCCCATCGGGGATGCGAACGACATCCTCGTCGACCCCGCGACGGGCGTGGCCTACGGCTTCGCCGACCCGCGCGAGGGCGGCACGGCCGAGGGAGTTCAGCGCTCGGAGATCACCTCGGGCCGCTAG
- a CDS encoding WD40/YVTN/BNR-like repeat-containing protein, with protein MRKASSFCGLALAASIGVACSGGGGPGPSDGGADGGDDEAGWQVVLDKGDLDRAVLSVWGSGPNDVYAVGGPLGNGQETLAVRFDGAAWKELHPGGTETFWWVGGSGPDDVWMVGEKGRLTHWDGATFTEHVSGTTATLWGVWAASKTDAWAVGGTPEGDPAAPDDVVLHWDGASWTPVTLPGAPLGRALYKVWGASSDDLYVVGEFGTVWHKKGGSWVLESDPPLASGTLFTVAGCSAGEVYAVGGFDVLRSDGSTWQKLDVPLTNGVNGVACGAPGEPVIVGFGGSKQRLADGAWIDEFDVPPYSDLHATWADGAGTIWAAGGNFVTMSTPGAPREGVVARFGIGRVASEISP; from the coding sequence ATGCGGAAGGCCTCGTCATTTTGCGGGCTCGCGCTCGCAGCTTCGATCGGCGTTGCTTGTTCGGGAGGAGGTGGCCCGGGGCCTTCTGACGGCGGCGCGGACGGTGGCGATGACGAGGCTGGCTGGCAGGTCGTGCTCGACAAGGGCGACCTCGATCGCGCGGTGCTCTCGGTCTGGGGAAGCGGGCCGAACGACGTCTACGCGGTGGGCGGGCCGCTCGGAAACGGACAGGAGACGCTCGCCGTGCGCTTCGATGGCGCGGCGTGGAAGGAGCTGCATCCGGGCGGCACCGAGACGTTCTGGTGGGTGGGCGGCTCGGGTCCGGACGACGTCTGGATGGTGGGCGAGAAGGGCCGCCTCACGCACTGGGACGGGGCGACCTTCACCGAGCACGTCTCGGGCACCACGGCCACGCTCTGGGGCGTCTGGGCAGCCTCCAAGACCGACGCCTGGGCCGTCGGCGGCACGCCCGAGGGCGACCCCGCGGCGCCCGATGACGTCGTGTTGCACTGGGACGGCGCGAGCTGGACCCCGGTGACCTTGCCCGGCGCCCCGCTCGGTCGCGCGCTCTACAAGGTCTGGGGCGCGAGCTCGGACGACCTGTACGTGGTCGGCGAATTCGGCACCGTCTGGCACAAGAAAGGCGGGAGCTGGGTCCTCGAGTCGGATCCGCCGCTCGCGAGCGGGACGCTCTTCACGGTGGCCGGGTGCAGCGCGGGCGAGGTGTACGCCGTCGGCGGCTTCGACGTGCTGCGCTCCGACGGCTCGACCTGGCAAAAGCTCGACGTGCCCCTCACGAATGGCGTGAACGGCGTCGCGTGCGGGGCGCCTGGGGAGCCCGTGATCGTGGGCTTCGGGGGCTCGAAGCAGAGGCTCGCGGACGGGGCGTGGATCGACGAGTTCGACGTGCCGCCCTACAGCGACCTGCACGCGACGTGGGCCGATGGCGCCGGCACGATCTGGGCCGCAGGCGGCAACTTCGTGACAATGTCCACGCCAGGTGCGCCGCGAGAGGGTGTGGTGGCACGCTTCGGCATCGGGCGGGTGGCAAGCGAAATCTCGCCCTGA
- a CDS encoding citrate synthase, which produces MQETAKLTLKNDGQEQTIELPVVTGSEGEKGIDISTLRAKTGHVVLDPAFVNTASTSSSICFIDGEQGILRYRGIPIEQLGEKSTFVEVAYLLIYGDLPSRAELTRFSTLLTRHSLIHEDMKHFFEGYPSTAHPMAILSSMVCSLSSFYPEAIDADNKDQIDITIARLLSKVRTIAAFSYKKSIGQPFVYPQNSLSYAANFLNMMFSVPAEPYEIDEDIVKVLNLLLILHADHEQNCSTSTVRLVGSAKANLFASIAAGICALWGPLHGGANQEVVEMLEQIRKDGGDVSKFVKLAKDKNSNFRLMGFGHRVYKNYDPRARLIKVAADKVLSKLGIKDPLLDIARKLEEAALQDPYFVDRKLYPNVDFYSGIIYRALGFPTNMFTVMFALGRLPGWIAHWKEQNENTSTKIGRPRQIYTGFTERNYVPLEDRS; this is translated from the coding sequence GTGCAGGAGACGGCCAAGCTCACGCTCAAGAATGATGGACAGGAGCAGACGATCGAGCTTCCGGTCGTGACGGGGTCTGAAGGCGAGAAGGGCATCGATATTTCGACGCTTCGCGCCAAGACTGGTCACGTGGTGCTCGACCCGGCGTTCGTGAACACCGCGTCCACGTCGAGCTCGATCTGTTTCATCGACGGAGAGCAGGGCATCCTGCGTTACCGGGGCATCCCCATCGAGCAGCTCGGCGAGAAGTCCACGTTCGTGGAGGTCGCCTACTTGCTCATCTACGGTGATCTCCCCAGCCGCGCGGAGCTCACGCGCTTCTCGACGCTGCTCACGCGGCACTCGTTGATCCACGAGGACATGAAGCACTTCTTCGAGGGCTACCCCTCGACGGCGCACCCGATGGCGATCCTGTCGTCGATGGTGTGTTCGCTCTCGAGCTTCTATCCCGAGGCGATCGACGCGGACAACAAGGACCAGATCGACATCACGATCGCGCGTCTGCTCTCGAAGGTCCGGACCATCGCGGCTTTCTCGTACAAGAAGTCGATCGGTCAGCCCTTCGTGTACCCGCAGAACTCGCTGTCGTACGCGGCGAACTTCCTCAACATGATGTTCTCGGTCCCGGCGGAGCCGTACGAGATCGACGAGGACATCGTGAAGGTGCTGAACCTCCTGCTCATCCTGCACGCCGATCACGAGCAGAACTGCTCGACGTCGACGGTGCGGCTCGTGGGCAGCGCCAAGGCGAACCTCTTCGCGTCGATCGCCGCTGGCATCTGCGCGCTCTGGGGTCCGCTCCACGGCGGCGCCAACCAGGAGGTCGTCGAGATGCTCGAGCAGATCCGCAAGGATGGCGGCGACGTCTCGAAGTTCGTCAAGCTCGCGAAGGACAAGAACTCGAACTTCCGCCTGATGGGCTTCGGCCACCGGGTCTACAAGAACTACGACCCGCGCGCGCGCCTCATCAAGGTCGCGGCGGACAAGGTCCTGTCGAAGCTCGGCATCAAGGACCCGCTGCTCGACATCGCGCGCAAGCTCGAGGAGGCGGCGCTGCAGGACCCGTACTTCGTCGATCGCAAGCTCTACCCGAACGTCGACTTCTACAGCGGCATCATCTACCGCGCGCTCGGCTTCCCCACGAACATGTTCACGGTCATGTTCGCGCTCGGCCGTCTGCCCGGCTGGATCGCGCACTGGAAGGAGCAGAACGAGAACACGAGCACGAAGATCGGCCGGCCGCGGCAGATCTACACGGGCTTCACCGAGCGTAACTACGTGCCGCTCGAGGATCGCAGCTAG
- a CDS encoding HU family DNA-binding protein has product MAGKKTDSKKTASISKSALLNAVSEETGGEVTRKQVKLILETLSTIAYRELKKSGLFTVPGFAKFRVVKKPATKAREGINPFTKQPMIFPAKPASKSVRARPIKAIKDSLG; this is encoded by the coding sequence ATGGCTGGCAAGAAGACGGATTCGAAGAAGACGGCGTCGATCAGCAAGAGCGCGCTCCTCAACGCGGTTTCCGAGGAGACGGGCGGCGAGGTCACCCGCAAGCAGGTGAAGCTCATCCTGGAGACGCTCTCCACGATCGCTTATCGCGAGCTGAAGAAGTCGGGCCTGTTCACGGTGCCTGGCTTCGCCAAGTTCCGCGTCGTGAAGAAGCCGGCCACCAAGGCGCGTGAGGGCATCAACCCCTTCACCAAGCAGCCGATGATCTTCCCGGCCAAGCCGGCGAGCAAGTCGGTGCGCGCGCGTCCGATCAAGGCGATCAAGGATTCGCTCGGCTGA
- a CDS encoding NAD(+)/NADH kinase has translation MVTSAGKRGGGANGRGHAHRPKVVLVVKRSALRVQLEERQDPRMMRLLDAGDPTVARMRAAHEEHEATVREVHEALAALGVEVVQSLGTGDAFDSNGIDLVITVGGDGTLLSASHSVVDVPILGINSAPSHSVGFYCGAELGGVARAVEQALKGELRRTVLTRMKVSVSGKVVAARVLNDALFCHVSPAATSRYLIHLGDIEEEQKSSGFWIGPAAGSTAAQHSAGGKVLPLTSKKLQLVVREPYTPHGERYRLRHAFILPGETLVVRSKIHEGKLFIDGPYLNVDIGFGDVLEFTQAAQSLSVLGISPTRGWGAERRTVDVSHDERREP, from the coding sequence ATGGTGACCTCTGCGGGAAAGCGCGGCGGGGGCGCGAATGGTCGGGGGCACGCGCATCGACCCAAGGTGGTGCTCGTGGTCAAGCGCTCGGCGCTGCGGGTGCAGCTCGAGGAGCGCCAGGACCCGCGCATGATGCGGCTGCTCGACGCGGGCGACCCGACGGTGGCGCGCATGCGCGCGGCGCACGAGGAGCACGAGGCCACGGTGCGCGAGGTCCACGAGGCGCTCGCGGCCCTCGGCGTCGAGGTCGTGCAATCGCTCGGCACGGGCGACGCCTTCGACTCGAACGGCATCGACCTCGTCATCACGGTGGGCGGCGACGGCACGCTTCTGAGCGCCTCGCACAGCGTCGTCGACGTGCCCATCCTCGGCATCAACAGCGCGCCCTCGCACTCGGTGGGCTTTTACTGCGGCGCCGAGCTGGGCGGGGTCGCCCGGGCGGTCGAGCAGGCGTTGAAGGGCGAGCTGCGGCGGACGGTGCTCACGCGCATGAAGGTGAGCGTGAGCGGCAAGGTCGTGGCGGCGCGCGTGCTGAACGACGCGCTCTTTTGCCACGTCTCGCCCGCGGCCACGTCGCGTTACCTCATCCACCTGGGCGACATCGAGGAGGAGCAGAAGTCGAGCGGCTTCTGGATTGGACCCGCGGCGGGCTCCACGGCCGCGCAGCACTCGGCGGGCGGCAAGGTCCTCCCTTTGACGTCAAAGAAATTGCAGCTCGTCGTGCGCGAGCCCTACACGCCCCACGGCGAGCGCTACCGGCTGCGCCACGCCTTCATCTTGCCCGGCGAGACGCTCGTCGTGCGCAGCAAGATTCACGAGGGCAAGCTCTTCATCGACGGCCCGTACTTGAACGTCGACATCGGCTTCGGCGACGTCCTCGAGTTCACGCAGGCGGCCCAGTCGCTGTCGGTGCTCGGCATCTCGCCCACGCGCGGCTGGGGCGCCGAGCGTCGCACCGTCGACGTCTCGCACGACGAACGCCGAGAGCCTTGA
- a CDS encoding NUDIX hydrolase: MALPPLPRILITQEGERPSPPDPFLRLRHETLRARFADGELSEPFAYDRVERERLDAVVIAAHFRDEEGRRMVFLRSSIRPPVALRPREAWPVPERETLGVLWELPAGLVEVEERSPEGLVRSAARELYEETGLHVEPEDLRPLGPASFPAPGMIGERHFFFHAAVDPSRRVEPPEDGSVLERKALVVALSLEEALSLARAGDIEDEKTELGLRRLAEIEW, translated from the coding sequence ATGGCGCTTCCCCCCCTGCCACGAATCCTCATCACGCAGGAAGGTGAGCGCCCCTCGCCCCCCGACCCCTTCCTGCGCCTGCGCCACGAGACCCTGCGCGCGCGCTTCGCGGACGGCGAGCTGAGCGAGCCCTTCGCCTACGACCGCGTCGAGCGCGAGCGCCTCGATGCCGTCGTGATCGCTGCGCATTTTCGCGATGAAGAGGGGCGCCGCATGGTCTTTCTGCGCTCCTCGATCCGCCCCCCGGTCGCCCTGCGGCCCCGCGAGGCCTGGCCCGTGCCCGAGCGCGAGACCCTCGGCGTCCTGTGGGAGCTGCCGGCGGGCCTCGTCGAGGTCGAAGAGCGCAGCCCCGAGGGCCTCGTCCGCTCGGCCGCCCGCGAGCTGTACGAGGAGACCGGCCTTCACGTCGAGCCGGAGGACCTGCGCCCGCTCGGACCCGCGTCGTTCCCCGCGCCGGGCATGATCGGCGAGCGCCACTTCTTCTTTCACGCGGCGGTCGACCCGTCGCGCCGCGTCGAGCCGCCCGAGGACGGCTCGGTGCTCGAGCGCAAGGCCCTCGTCGTGGCCCTGTCGCTCGAGGAAGCCCTGTCGCTCGCGCGGGCGGGGGACATCGAGGACGAGAAGACCGAGCTCGGCCTGCGCCGCCTCGCGGAGATCGAATGGTGA